CGCGTATTGATTTCTCGCTCATTTGTACTCCTAACGATAAAGTTCAGGTGCGGCGGGGAGAATTACCACAAAAGTTTGATAGCAAGATAAAACTTTGAGAGACCACAAAACTCTGACCACGGCACAGCCCCCCGCCGTCAACTGCAACACAGGGTTAGACAAAAGCTTTGACTCGCTGTCTTTTCCTTTTCCTCTGCCTCACCGAATTATTGTGCATTCCACATTCACGGCCAGAATAGTTCCTTTGAGGAAAATTACTTGGAAAGGACCTCTTGGCTCTCGTTTTAATTTTATCAATAATTAGCTATTATGTCAAGACTTTTATCCGAACATATGAATGAGTAACTAACCCCTTGAAATTGCTATATGTTTGGGGAAAGGGGAAGTCGTATCCAATTTTACTCTAAAGAAAAAATTTAAAAAAGTGCTTGACTTTTATATGGTAGTCTGACCCTAACTCTCCTTTTCCCGTTTTTAAGGTGCGATCCCTCAACTCCATCTTGCCCCTTTAGTCGCGGGATATCCTCCTGCTCTATGCTCTGTACCATCTCCTCAACGGTCGAAGATATAGCTCTCACGATGTGACTGAAAAGATCTTGTCTGAAAGTACACCAGGGATTTCTTCCGTTGGAGTGACTCTGTGCAAACCAATTTTCAAACCGGCAACCGCCACCGCAAAGAAAGAACCATCTGCACGAGGTGCATTTTGAGGATGGAAGAGAGAGATTTTTCCTGGTCGCCACAACCTTCGGTTGCATCAGTATTGTGTCGATCCCTTGTGACTTCACTTTACCCAGAGCGAAATCAGGCACACCCAAGAAGCGAGCACAAGGATAGACAGTGCCATCGCGGTCAATACCTGTAATGATTCCGCAACCATGTTGAGCAAATGTACAGTCCGAAGGACTACCCCCTAATAATCTCTCGATGATACCAACGAAAGTCCTCACAGGGATCCGTCCATCAAACTCGCCGTACCAAAGGTCAAATGCTCTTTTGAAGAAGTGCAGAAGTTGCCTGGAAGATGGAATGAAAGTGGAGGAGCCAAGTCGGTCACTACATATGCTAAAGTCAAACCCATACGGCGCCGCTTCGGTCAGAAAAGAGTAAACGGTCTCAGGATAATCAGCATTAATTTGAGATACAACACAGATAACTCCATATGGCAATCCAACATCTTGGCACAAGCGAAGCTTGTCCATCACCACATCAAATGTCCCACGCCCGTTTGGGAATCTGCGGAGACGGTCATGAAATTCCCTTGGCCCGTCAAGGCTTGTGCTTAGTTGGAAGTCATAATGCTTGAGCCATTTCGCCATTTTCTTGCTCAATAGCGTCAGATTTGTCTGGATGTGGTTGATTACTTTGGTCCCCTCCGTCGACGCAAAACGCTCTTGGAACTTCGCCACTCTTGAGAAGAAATCCTGTCCAGCGAGCAAAGGTTCTCCGCCGTGCCATGTATACTGAACGACTCTGGCTGAGTTCACTGTGGTAGCGATTACATTCGTCAAGATTTCCTCACTCATCACGTCAAAAGCGCGTGTACGATGACGGATATCTGCATGATAACAATAAGAGCACGCGAGATTGCAACACGCACCAACAGGAGCTATAGTGAAAATGGCCTTCTCCGGCCTTTCATCCATATGACTTCTGTCAATAGGTTGCGAGCCTATCACGTGATGCATCATATTATTGGCTCTTGATTTCATTCAGTTTTCGGACAAGCACCTTCAAGTCGTCCACAAGAGATACATTACCTTGCTTCACTGGCGTTGATTGAAAAGCGATATCTGTGCATTTGACGTCACAGTGGTACGAGATCCGAGATTCCCTTTGATCTTTTACACGGCTAAGGATGAACTCAACTGCTACTTGGCCAGTAACTTTGCTCATGTTCACCTCCTTTTCTGTTTTGAATGCTCGCGGATAAAATTGAGTATTGATTTTATTGGTGTTCACACACCTCGAACCTTCTCTTCACCCCAAGACCTCCCCAAAATTCACTCCTTTTCTATAACCAATCCTTATTCCTATCATTGCTCATGATTTTCTAATCGGATAGGTCGAAAAGTTTAAATCATTTCTCGTTTTCTCTGTTCGACTAATGCTCTTGCTTTTTCAGGGTTTGTGCTATTTGATGACTCAGAGACTACTACGCCCTTTGGGCTGATATATCTTATCCACCAAATACCATCACGCTCAAACACACATTCAAATTTTATCTGCATAATTAGAGATACACCAGCTTCTTTAAGTTTATGCACTAAATTTACAATCAGCGATTTTTCAACCACATCAACTTCAAGTGATTCAATTAAATTTGCTGATATGTTTACAATATCGCTTTTGTCATCAGATTTAATTACTTCATGCATTTTTGATGTTAAAACAATACCATACTCATCTTCTATTATCATTTCAATGGCATATATAAGCTTGTCTTCTTTAATTCGGATCCCTTTAGTTGCGGGCTTAAGTAGAAGACGGAACAGATTTTAGTGGGGTATATCAGATATAATATGTCCAGTACCTCCTTATACTTTCTTCCCCCAGAAACTTCTATATATAACCCAATCATTTTTTTAGCATCTAATCCATCAATATTGTCAAATAGGCTTCTCATCTTTACCAAACACTCCTAACTCTTTTGGTCTAGCAATTGTTTGATTTCTTCTATAAGTTTTTCACTGTTAACTGTTTTCTGTCCTATCTGAGCTTTTAGCCATTCCTCCCGTTTTTCAATCTTTTCTGTTTCTTTTTTAAGCACTCTTAAGTCCTTGATTGTAACTTCGTTGTTTGAAAACTCCTCAGGACCAATAATAACAGCTATCGGAATTGAACATTTATCGGCATATTCAAGTTGTTTACCTATCTTTTGTTCTTTTCCAATATAAACCTCTGTATTTATGCCTTCTTCTCTGAGACGATGCCCAATTTTCATATATTCAACCATCTTTTCCTTTACCATAACCGTGATAAAAACGTTAGCCACAGAGGGTCTGCTTTCAGATGGAGCACATTTCTTCATCGCATCAAAAATACGGTCAACCCCTATAGACGCACCTGTGGCTGGAATTTCTTTACCGAGAAATTGTCCAATTAACTGGTCAAAACGCCCACCACCCATTACACTGCCAAACTCTCTTGCATCAAGAAGAATTGCTTCATAGACAGGTCCAGTATAATAGTCAAGCCCTCGTGCTATGCTCAAATCAATAGTAACTTTATCATCAGGAATTTCCAGAGCAGATAGATATTTATTAATTTCTTCTAACTCTCTTATTCCTTTATCTGCAGTAGAAACTCCTTTGAAAAACTCTGTCACTGAAGTTATAGCTTCATTTCGGGTATTCTGAGGAAGTAAAAGGAATTCTTCAATTTTCAATATCTGGTTCACCTCAAGGTTAAGACCTTTTATCTCATCCCCTGAACTATCAATTCTCCCTGCCCCTAATTCTTGCTTTACTGCTTCGAGTCCTTGTTTTTCCAATTTATCAATGACTTTAAATACAGAATGGCTCGGTTCTACAGGAATGTCTGCATATTTAATTAAACTATCTATAATCTTTCTATTGTTACATCTTATCCGAAAATCAGTTAATCCCAGAGCATTGAGGGAATCATACATAGCTAATATTATTTCTACATCAGCTATCATCTCACTCGTGCCAACAATATCAATATCAAATTGGATAAATTCCCGAAATCGGCCAGGATCAGGTTTATCACATCTCCACACAGGTTGAACCTGATATCTTTTAAATGGCTTAGGAAGTTGTGGATATTGAGCAATAACTCGTGAAAGAGGAACTGTTAAATCAAATCTTAGACCGACCTCATTTCCATCTTTATCAGTAAAGGTATACATTTGCTTATTAATTTCTTCTCCTCCAAGACCTAGTAAAGTTTCTTTGTATTCAAGAGCAGGAGTTGCAAGTGGAACAAAGCCATATAATTCATATACTTTTTTAATAGTGGAGAGTATTTGGTCCCGCACACGCATTTCTTCAGGCATATAATCACGAAAACCCCGTAACGTTTTAATAACTCTACTACTCATTTTTTTACCTCCAAAAATTTGGTACCGGCGATGGGATTCGAACCCATACCTTCTGATCCACAGTCAGACACTCTAACCAGTTGGAGCTACGCCGGCATTTACTGCCAACTCACCATATTACATTCTATTTTGTATCACTTTAAGTACTTTTTTAAGGTACGAACTTGTTCAGTGAATACTCAATAAAGTTAAAAGCCCAACCTCTTGTTTTTAGACTCGAAATTAAATTAGAAACATCTTTACCATTAACAACGACATCAACTATATACCACCCTTTTTCTGTAATAAATGGTAAAATAACTTGTGGATATTCTTGGGGAAGTATCCTTCGAACTTTCTCTATATTTTCATTTTTAACAACCATTTTTAGTCCCACCATTTCCTCAGCACGAAGAGCGGCATTAAGAAAAAGAATTATATTATCTATTTTTTTCTTTTTCCATTCATTCCTCCATGAATCTTTGTTTACAATAACCTGTACATTTGATTCAAGAATTGTTTCAATTTCAATGAGATTATTAGCTCTTAATGATGCACCTGTCTCTGTAACCTCCACAATGGCATCTGCAAGATAAGGTGGTTTTACTTCCGTTGCACCCCATGAGAAATCTACCGTTGCCTCAACGCCTTTAGTCTTAAGGTATCGTTTTGTGAACTCAACAAGTTCAGTAGCAATACGTTTGCCTTGGATGTCCTTTATTGACTTTATATCTGAACTCGATGGAACTGCAATAACCCATCTCACGGACTTGAAACCTTCCTTTGCATATTTCAAATCTGCAACTGTTTCTACATCTACATTTTGTTCAAGAACCCAGTCATAACCTGTAAGTCCACAATCAAGATGGCCATCCTCAACGTATTTTGGCATCTCCTGTGCTCTAACAAGCATTGATTCTATCTCAGGATCATCAAAAGTAGGGTAATAGGAACGATTAGATATATTTATATGATAACCTGCCTTTTTGAATAGCCTTAATGTCGACTCCTGAAGACTTCCCTTAGGAAGACCAATCTTAAGTACATTGTTACTCTCCATACATATTCACTCTCCACAAAGATAATTTTAATTTCAAATATAATAGCATATAGAATATCTAAAAGTCAAGAACTTTTTTCAGAAATTTCCCTACAACGACACTTAGCAACTTCTCATACAATATATTGTAGCCCATTCATATTTATAGTGCTGTATTCCTATAGCTTGAATAAGGTTATACAATTTAACCGCAACAGGCATGCCATGAAAATGTCCTACACTGATAATATTGATAAATTTATTATCTTCGGTATTTGGGAAAATTAAAGGATTATCCGTAACACTGTTTGTCTCAACTTCAAGAGCTCTACGGGTTTCCTCTATTAAATCATAACATGTACCCAATATTTGAGCGGCACATCGAATGTTATAAGGATCCTGAACCTCACCATCAATATCAAAATCAGAATGAGCTTTGCGAATCGGAGAATCTTTCATCAGTTCCCAAACCCATTTGGAAACTTTCAATGCCCCTCGATGAGGTCTCAATTCATGAAACTCAGGATTAAAACAGGTATCAGCCCCAAGCATAACCTGTGTAGAAATGGCTGTTATAACCGTTGCACTTTTCAGGATGTCTATCATCTTAAAATAAGCTAATATACCAAAGGCGGTGGAATATTGTACACCGTTATTTAATGCTAATCCTTCTTTCATTTCTAAAGAAATTGGAGTGAATACATTATTTGCTTTTTTTCGGTCTTTGTCTGATCCAACAAAAACATCGCCTTCGCCTATCATTGCCAGTGCAATATGAGACATGGGAGCAAGATCGCCACTGGCACCTACAGAACCGAATTTAGGAACTACTGGAGTAATTTTTTTGTTCAGCATCTCAATAAGTTTTTTTATAACTTCGGGACGGACTCCGCTGTACCCTTGTGATAAGGATATGACACGTAAAAACATCGCAGCTCTAACAACTTCTATAGGTGTAACATCTCCAACGCCACATGAATGGGAACGAATAAGATTATTCTGAAGTTCAGAATACCTTTGTTGAGGAACCGGAATATCAACATTATGCCCGAATCCGCGATTAAATCCATAGGCAGGTTTTGGATTCTTTATTATTTCATCTATTACATCTTTTCGTCTTTTTTCAATAATATCAAGTGCTTTGGAATCTATCTCAATTTCACTTCCATACGCTACTCGCCAAACATCATCTAATGAAACCTTTTCTAATATCCTCTTATCTCTTACTTCTTCCGCTATAGCTTTAATATATACTTTATCCATAATTATCCTCCTCTCGTAGTTGGGTAGGATTCTGGTGCGGTTTGGTTTTATGCCCTCGTTTCCAGAGTCCCCCTAAAATTCCGTGCATTAGGTTTTCTCCAACACGGCTTTAAGTAATAGGCATTTATCTATTCAATCAATGTCTTTCTCATCCTAACGATAGAGTTCAGGTGCGGCGGGGAGAATTACCACAAAAGTTTGATAGCAAGATAAAACTTTGAGAGACTACAAAACTCTGTCCACGGTACAGTCCCCCGCCGTCAACTGCAACGCAGGGTTAGACAAAAGCTTTGATTCGCTGTCTTTTCCTTTTCCTCTGCCTTACCGAATTATTGTGCATTCCACATTTACGGTTTGGTATAATACTTTTATATTTCAAAGATATTAAAAAAGATTTATAAAAAGTCATCCAGACTACCTGATATATGATATAATAGAAAAGGGTTGTCTTTTTAGACATTGCCCCAAACATTTATCTAAAGGAGGTAGTCCGGATGAAAAAGATTCATAACAAACAAAAAAGGAAAAAAGTCAAAACCCACATTCAGAAACCTAAAGGCAGCAGGTTTACTGAAGAGGTCAAACAACTTGAACCTCAAAATGTGGGCGTTATTCCCATCGATGTCCATAAGGATAAACATCAGATTCTTATTTGTGATTACTACGGTAAAATCCTTAAGGACGAGTTCTCTATACCTAACACCTTAACCGGTGTTCAGGTTCTCTTAACTCATATCTGTGAGGTAATAGACAAATTTAATCTCAAAAAGGTCTATGCGGTTATGGAATATACCGGCAAATATCATCAGAATTTGGCTAATAAATTACGACAACACAAAATCTCTGTTGTTTTTGTTCTCCCCAATAGCACTTACCATCTCCGTCAAGGACAGATGAATTGGGCTAAAACAGACTCTATTGATTTGTGTGCCATTGGCCAAGCATTTGTTAATGGTTGGGTATCCTCTTGCCCTCCTCTTGATGATTTCTATCAAAACTGGCAAACACTAACCCGAGCCAGACGCGATGAGGTTAATCTTCAAACTCAAGCCAAAAACAGAATTACTGACCTCTTACACGACTTAATGCCAGGATGCCAAGAATTGTTTGCTAACTTCTGGGAACATAATGCTCCACCTGTCCTTCTATCCCTTGCTCATTCTCCAGAACAACTCCTTAACCTCAATCGCATCACCTTAATTCAACAACTCTCAAAAGCAAAAGTCCAAAAACCAGCAGAGCTCGTTGACAAACTCCATATCTGGGCTAAAAACTCTCTTGGTACATCCTCAAATCCCTCAGCCAAAATCCAGCAGCTCAAAATCCTTTGGCAACACTTCCTTAACTATCAGAACAATATTCGTTCCTATAATATCTCCATTGCCCAATATCTGTCTCAAAATCCAGCTCTCCTCTTCCTCTCCATCCCCTGGGTAAATGTCCCCAGTGCCAGTGAATATGCCTCTGAAATAGGACCATTTGACAACTTTACCTCTCCTAAACAAATTACCGCTTATCTTGGTCTGGCTCCTAAAAAGTTTCAGACAGGTAAGATTTCCTTTGAAAATGGCCCTATTACCAGAAAGGGTAAAAATCGTGGTCGAGCTGACCCCTACTCCCCTCCTACTCCTCACACAGATTTCAAGGTTTAATTCCTATTATGCTCCAGATTGAACACGGCGAGCAGATAACCAGCTATTAAGTGACTTTTGGCTCTCGCCACTGTGCCGTCCCGCTATCAATCCATCAATACCAATATGTTCGTCAAGGTCAGGCCACTCAATTGCATATCCATCTCCCAATAATTGCCAGTTTTGCCGCTCACTTGGTGAAGCATAGAATAATCGTGGATACCAGGCAAGTGGGACAACAATACGCCGTCCATCTGTCAGGTCCACTACCAATTCCTCATCTGTTACTGTGACTCCTATCGCTATAGGTTCTACTTCAAGCACCAAAGTATTCATACCACGCCTCCAAAAGAGTTGATTCATGCTCTACTACAAGACGAGCAATCTGATTTAGTTCGTGTCCAGGAAAACCCCGGTTTTTCACCAAGGAAACAGGAGTTATCCAAAACTTGGCGATTCGACGGTCCCGCTTTACATGAATATGGGGTGGTTCACCCTTATCGGAACTAAAGAAAACAAATCTATATGGGCCATCTTCGAGAACAGTTGGCATAATCGCCTCTCCTTATATCTCTTGTATAATAAGTTTTACTGGTTAATTTCCAAGTGATAACAGGTTGTCACTACTATGGGCTAACGATAAAGTTCAGGTGCGGCGGGGAGGATTGCCACTAAACTTTGTAAGCAAGACAAAACTTTGATAAACCACAAACTTTTGAAAAACAGTTAGCCCCCCGCCGTCCACTGCAACGCCTGGTTAGGTATAATACTTCTCACTGCAATTCTCTTTTCTTCCCTTGCCGGAGAACTATTGTCCATTCCATAATCAAGTTTAACCCTAAATCTCTCTCATTTATTCTAACAACTCTTGCTTCAGTCGCAGTGAACGAAACGAACAGTTGTCTGCAAGTGTTTGCTATCTGATTTTGTAGATTCCTTGTTGGTTTCATATTTTATTAATTTACTTAATCTATCTTTAGTTGCTTTTTCTATCTTAGAAGCATCAGTGTCATTAAATTTAATTTTATAATGTTCAGCAATTTTCTTTAGAATAGAGTTATCCATTTCTTTAAAAACCTTATTTGTTTTAATAGCATATAAGACATAAAGTTTTTTGTTTTGCTGGACATCTTCTATGTTGATAAGGGGGGATAAGTTCCCATACAACCACGCATTTTCAGGATTGAACAGATTTTTCAGTGCATAAAGATAGGAATATTTATAAAGATTCTCCAATGTCACCACAATTCCGTTGGGATGCTCTCTTGTCATAAAAGAGGCATTTTTCTTTAAAGAATTAATATCTCTAAATGAGTAATAATACAAACCAATAGGAGATTTCTGAACATCATTTTTGCGCGGAGGATATTTATTGATATATCCGTCAGTAGTTTTAAAATCGGATAAAACAAATGTGTTGGGACTGCCTAATATATTAAATCTGAAATTCCTGATATAATCAAATGTCATTCCATCTGAACATTTTTCATAAAGAGATACTAATATCGGAAATTTTCCTATTCCTGTTCCATGGAACAATGCGCTGGAAAATATTTCGCCTTTTATTAGTTTGTAGTTATCCTTAAAATCTCGCAATCTCTTAAAATTAGTCTCTTTTATTAAATATGATAGCGGATGCAGCACACAAACAATATCAGCATTGAGTTTATGATATGATTTTAAGAATGAAACCCCTATATCTCTATCGTATAAGTCTTCATCGCATATATTTTGCCCCTTCTCGCCGTTTCTGAATTCTGATGTTGTATCGTTGTAAGGAGGATTGCCTACCATTATTAAAAATGCAGAGGAAGAAATTAAATATTTATCTCTATTAACTCCCTTTAACGAATTTGTCTGAAAAATATTATGTTGATTAAAATGTTGCTTGAGAAACTGGCAGGCTTTTAAATCACAATCCGCTATCCGATAATTATAATTTTTGAGACCAAATATAAAAGCCCCACACCCCCCGGCACTATCAAAAACAATACACTTTTTTCCTATGTCCCTTAAGTAAGGGATTATAAATTCATGAACCTGTTTGACAAGGACATCAGGAGTATAGTAACTGCCTAATTGAATTCTTTCATTTTTTGTTAGGTGTTCTGCTAAATGTGCTTGCATAATTATCACCTGCTGATAATCTCAAGAAGTATTTTAAGGATTTCAACAACATCATGATTGTGCCGTTTGGATGCCATTCCAAAAACCTTCATCATACATATAAGATTTGAGATATTGGCATTGCTGATTACATATTCAAGTTTATCAGTAGGAACAGATGATTTACCAAGGAGGATTGAATAATTCCTAAATGATTTTAATGGTATGCAAAAATAAACCATTGGTTGAACACCAGTAGCATATTGTTGTTTTTGAATAGATATTTCTACTTGTGTTCCATCTAAAGTTTCAATCATAAACAGTGTCGGCAAATTAATACTCGTTTCTTCAAAATTTATTCCATTTATAGTTAACTGTGAATGGTGTTCAACGGTTATGGCTTTTTCATCTATAAAACTTTTGTAATTACTTATTTCCTTAAGCAGGTTTTGGATTTCTTCTATAGAGACAAATTTTAATTCCATAGCCTTATAAAATATTTCCGATAATTCATAAGGATATTTTGTTTTTCCGTTACTTCCAATAAAATGCTTGTTTGTTAATTTTGTTCCTTTTTTGCCTGCTTCAACATCGTTAATAGGGACATCATAACCTATTTGCCATTCCAAGTATGTTTGGTCATCAAAAGTCCCTTCTCTTGTCGAAAAGGTTTCACCAAAATCTAATCTATTTTGTCTTTTCTTAAATCTGAATTTGCCGGCATTAGTAGCGGGGATAGTTAATAAAATATTGTTTTCTTTAATTGCATAATCCATTTTTTATCTCCCTATTTTATGGTATTTCTTGATTCTTTTATAGCTGTTCTCAATGCCCATTGGATTCTTTCAAGAGCAATTTTATAATATTTTTCTTCAATTTCAAAACCAATAAATCTTCTATTAAGCTGAAGACAGGCTACGGCAGTGCTACCGCTTCCTATGAAAGGATCCAAAATTAAGTCATTCTCTTTTGTGAACATTTTTAATATCTCTTTTATAAAGTGTTTGGGTTTCGGTGTCGGATGGTCTATATATCCTTCATCAGGTTCAACCATTTTTCCTGGGGTGTCAACAAATATATCTTTATTCCAGCGAATAATTTTAGGTTTTCCTTTTTTAAAGATAAAACAAGACATAAATTTAGTCAGGCCGATTGGAGATTTAACCCTTCCTTCAGGACAATACAAGATAATCTGCCAGAAATAATTAAATGGATTGTTCTCAAATAGTCGTGGCAAAAACTTTGTGCTAAAGAATGTAATAAAAAAACTATTGTCTTTTAGAATCCTGTTGCATTCTGAAAGGACATTATAAAAAAGACTTAAATCAGCATCGCCTCTGATAGCATCTTTTCTTAATCCATATGGTGGGTCAGTAAGCACGACATCTATCGAATTGTTTGGAATTAATCTTATCAGTTCCAAACAATTTCCACAAATTATGTTATCAATAAAATCTTCGGGATATTTAAGGTCAAATTTAATTATATTGCTGTTTTTTACCATTTTCATTTTAGTTCTTAATCCTTCACATTTGTAGCCTAACCATGGATTACATTCGACCCTTTCAGGGTCGAGTTTTGCGGGCGTTTATTTCCGTAGATTGCATCTACGGTTATTTAAAATTCGACGCTTTCAGCGTCAATAACCTAAAACCTAACCGCACAGGTCGCAATTTTTCTAATCTTCTAATCTCTAATTCACTAATTCACTAATTCGCTCATAAATCAATCGGCTCTATGTCAAATTTCGGTTAATAAGTGCTATAAGCGTTCAAGTAGTGTAAGAAAAGGAGAGTGAAAAATGAGGGGTGAAGAATGAGCAGTAACCATCTGAGTGTTGACACCTGATGGCTGAACGCTTACAACAATTTATTATCCTTTAACCACACCAAGTGGTCTTAATTTAGCTACTCGTCTGGCGATGCCGGCATTATGAAGGACACTAACTACCTGTGTAACATCCTTATATGCCTCAGGCATTTCTTCGGCTAATGTTTCTCTTCCAGCGGACCGAACCAATATTCCTTTAATTTTTAATTCTTCATCGATTGCCCTGCCGCGAGCCTGGTTTATGGCGGCGGTTCTTGAAAGCACTCTGCCGGCACCATGACAGGCAGTGCCAAATGCCTCTTCCATACCCAGTGCAGTCCCAATTAAAACATAAGAAGCTGTCCCC
Above is a window of bacterium DNA encoding:
- a CDS encoding radical SAM protein; this translates as MKSRANNMMHHVIGSQPIDRSHMDERPEKAIFTIAPVGACCNLACSYCYHADIRHRTRAFDVMSEEILTNVIATTVNSARVVQYTWHGGEPLLAGQDFFSRVAKFQERFASTEGTKVINHIQTNLTLLSKKMAKWLKHYDFQLSTSLDGPREFHDRLRRFPNGRGTFDVVMDKLRLCQDVGLPYGVICVVSQINADYPETVYSFLTEAAPYGFDFSICSDRLGSSTFIPSSRQLLHFFKRAFDLWYGEFDGRIPVRTFVGIIERLLGGSPSDCTFAQHGCGIITGIDRDGTVYPCARFLGVPDFALGKVKSQGIDTILMQPKVVATRKNLSLPSSKCTSCRWFFLCGGGCRFENWFAQSHSNGRNPWCTFRQDLFSHIVRAISSTVEEMVQSIEQEDIPRLKGQDGVEGSHLKNGKRRVRVRLPYKSQALF
- the hisS gene encoding histidine--tRNA ligase, which produces MSSRVIKTLRGFRDYMPEEMRVRDQILSTIKKVYELYGFVPLATPALEYKETLLGLGGEEINKQMYTFTDKDGNEVGLRFDLTVPLSRVIAQYPQLPKPFKRYQVQPVWRCDKPDPGRFREFIQFDIDIVGTSEMIADVEIILAMYDSLNALGLTDFRIRCNNRKIIDSLIKYADIPVEPSHSVFKVIDKLEKQGLEAVKQELGAGRIDSSGDEIKGLNLEVNQILKIEEFLLLPQNTRNEAITSVTEFFKGVSTADKGIRELEEINKYLSALEIPDDKVTIDLSIARGLDYYTGPVYEAILLDAREFGSVMGGGRFDQLIGQFLGKEIPATGASIGVDRIFDAMKKCAPSESRPSVANVFITVMVKEKMVEYMKIGHRLREEGINTEVYIGKEQKIGKQLEYADKCSIPIAVIIGPEEFSNNEVTIKDLRVLKKETEKIEKREEWLKAQIGQKTVNSEKLIEEIKQLLDQKS
- the hisG gene encoding ATP phosphoribosyltransferase, translated to MESNNVLKIGLPKGSLQESTLRLFKKAGYHINISNRSYYPTFDDPEIESMLVRAQEMPKYVEDGHLDCGLTGYDWVLEQNVDVETVADLKYAKEGFKSVRWVIAVPSSSDIKSIKDIQGKRIATELVEFTKRYLKTKGVEATVDFSWGATEVKPPYLADAIVEVTETGASLRANNLIEIETILESNVQVIVNKDSWRNEWKKKKIDNIILFLNAALRAEEMVGLKMVVKNENIEKVRRILPQEYPQVILPFITEKGWYIVDVVVNGKDVSNLISSLKTRGWAFNFIEYSLNKFVP
- a CDS encoding aromatic amino acid ammonia-lyase; its protein translation is MDKVYIKAIAEEVRDKRILEKVSLDDVWRVAYGSEIEIDSKALDIIEKRRKDVIDEIIKNPKPAYGFNRGFGHNVDIPVPQQRYSELQNNLIRSHSCGVGDVTPIEVVRAAMFLRVISLSQGYSGVRPEVIKKLIEMLNKKITPVVPKFGSVGASGDLAPMSHIALAMIGEGDVFVGSDKDRKKANNVFTPISLEMKEGLALNNGVQYSTAFGILAYFKMIDILKSATVITAISTQVMLGADTCFNPEFHELRPHRGALKVSKWVWELMKDSPIRKAHSDFDIDGEVQDPYNIRCAAQILGTCYDLIEETRRALEVETNSVTDNPLIFPNTEDNKFINIISVGHFHGMPVAVKLYNLIQAIGIQHYKYEWATIYCMRSC
- a CDS encoding transposase; translated protein: MKKIHNKQKRKKVKTHIQKPKGSRFTEEVKQLEPQNVGVIPIDVHKDKHQILICDYYGKILKDEFSIPNTLTGVQVLLTHICEVIDKFNLKKVYAVMEYTGKYHQNLANKLRQHKISVVFVLPNSTYHLRQGQMNWAKTDSIDLCAIGQAFVNGWVSSCPPLDDFYQNWQTLTRARRDEVNLQTQAKNRITDLLHDLMPGCQELFANFWEHNAPPVLLSLAHSPEQLLNLNRITLIQQLSKAKVQKPAELVDKLHIWAKNSLGTSSNPSAKIQQLKILWQHFLNYQNNIRSYNISIAQYLSQNPALLFLSIPWVNVPSASEYASEIGPFDNFTSPKQITAYLGLAPKKFQTGKISFENGPITRKGKNRGRADPYSPPTPHTDFKV
- a CDS encoding DUF2442 domain-containing protein, with the protein product MNTLVLEVEPIAIGVTVTDEELVVDLTDGRRIVVPLAWYPRLFYASPSERQNWQLLGDGYAIEWPDLDEHIGIDGLIAGRHSGESQKSLNSWLSARRVQSGA
- a CDS encoding DUF4160 domain-containing protein, whose protein sequence is MPTVLEDGPYRFVFFSSDKGEPPHIHVKRDRRIAKFWITPVSLVKNRGFPGHELNQIARLVVEHESTLLEAWYEYFGA
- a CDS encoding R.Pab1 family restriction endonuclease, whose translation is MDYAIKENNILLTIPATNAGKFRFKKRQNRLDFGETFSTREGTFDDQTYLEWQIGYDVPINDVEAGKKGTKLTNKHFIGSNGKTKYPYELSEIFYKAMELKFVSIEEIQNLLKEISNYKSFIDEKAITVEHHSQLTINGINFEETSINLPTLFMIETLDGTQVEISIQKQQYATGVQPMVYFCIPLKSFRNYSILLGKSSVPTDKLEYVISNANISNLICMMKVFGMASKRHNHDVVEILKILLEIISR
- a CDS encoding site-specific DNA-methyltransferase produces the protein MKMVKNSNIIKFDLKYPEDFIDNIICGNCLELIRLIPNNSIDVVLTDPPYGLRKDAIRGDADLSLFYNVLSECNRILKDNSFFITFFSTKFLPRLFENNPFNYFWQIILYCPEGRVKSPIGLTKFMSCFIFKKGKPKIIRWNKDIFVDTPGKMVEPDEGYIDHPTPKPKHFIKEILKMFTKENDLILDPFIGSGSTAVACLQLNRRFIGFEIEEKYYKIALERIQWALRTAIKESRNTIK